Proteins encoded within one genomic window of Phototrophicus methaneseepsis:
- the phnC gene encoding phosphonate ABC transporter ATP-binding protein produces the protein MLIIENLTHVYENGFKALDNVSFEVPDGQFVALIGLSGSGKSTLLRCINRLLEPTSGRIIWNGLDVTAISDEEIRYLRRRIGMIFQQFNLVKRSKVITNVLTGRLGYTSPLYSFINYFPKSERDKALANLQRVGIGSQAYKRASELSGGQQQRVAIARALMQDPELMLADEPVASLDPATSHSVMKYLDLLNTEDGLTILCSLHFLSLARTYADRVIALKDGQLAFDGTPEEIDNARFKEIYGEDAVEVGIS, from the coding sequence ATGCTCATCATAGAAAACCTGACCCACGTTTATGAAAATGGATTTAAAGCGCTTGATAACGTCAGCTTTGAAGTGCCAGACGGGCAGTTCGTCGCGCTGATTGGCTTGAGCGGCTCTGGTAAATCGACGCTGCTGCGCTGTATTAACCGCTTGCTAGAGCCAACGAGTGGCCGCATTATCTGGAATGGCTTGGATGTAACGGCTATCAGTGACGAAGAAATCCGGTATTTACGCCGCCGGATTGGCATGATCTTCCAGCAGTTCAACCTGGTGAAGCGCTCCAAAGTTATTACTAATGTGCTGACGGGACGCCTGGGGTATACCAGCCCGCTCTACAGCTTCATCAATTATTTCCCGAAGTCTGAGCGTGATAAAGCGTTGGCGAATTTGCAGCGTGTAGGGATCGGCAGTCAGGCATATAAACGAGCCAGTGAGCTTTCTGGTGGGCAGCAGCAGCGCGTCGCTATCGCAAGGGCTTTGATGCAGGACCCGGAACTGATGCTGGCAGATGAGCCTGTCGCCAGTTTGGACCCGGCGACATCGCATAGTGTGATGAAATACCTGGATTTACTGAATACAGAAGATGGTTTGACGATTTTGTGTAGTTTACATTTTTTGAGCTTGGCCCGTACGTATGCGGACCGTGTCATTGCACTGAAAGATGGCCAATTGGCCTTTGATGGGACGCCCGAAGAAATCGATAACGCACGGTTTAAAGAAATTTACGGGGAAGATGCTGTTGAAGTGGGCATTTCTTAG
- a CDS encoding phosphate/phosphite/phosphonate ABC transporter substrate-binding protein encodes MVRRISVLVLALVFVLGASVVGAQDLGTEENPIQVFFVPSAEAQTLITGGEVLAEALTEATGLSFEVSVPTSYASTIEAMCADPERSMGFIPAAGYVIGNNRCDLEVYAAAVRFGWPVYWAEYIVRRDSDIYTFADLEGRSWAYPDRGSTSGFLFPSVEMQAAGITAGEEVEAGGHGQAVLAVYNGEADFATVYFSAPLTPGGAWDYGDLPEPYDLTVEDAFVDDEGDLYVGETRILDARSAVAEQAPDVVDEVRILRLSNPIPNDTMSFGPDFPPELRDQIYDALVAFSETDAWAETALGSSEGYDWTGLEVVPDSNYDIIRLQFEILGLTEEDIFADG; translated from the coding sequence GTGGTGAGACGCATAAGTGTGCTTGTTCTTGCACTCGTTTTTGTGCTGGGCGCGTCTGTAGTTGGCGCGCAAGACCTGGGAACTGAAGAAAATCCCATCCAAGTATTTTTTGTGCCATCCGCAGAAGCGCAAACGTTAATTACAGGTGGTGAAGTCCTGGCAGAAGCTTTGACAGAAGCAACTGGCCTGAGCTTCGAAGTTTCCGTCCCGACAAGCTATGCCTCGACCATTGAGGCGATGTGCGCCGATCCAGAACGCAGCATGGGCTTTATCCCGGCGGCAGGGTATGTCATCGGTAACAACCGCTGTGATCTGGAAGTCTATGCAGCCGCTGTCCGCTTCGGCTGGCCTGTTTACTGGGCTGAGTACATCGTCCGCCGTGACAGTGATATTTATACCTTTGCTGACTTAGAGGGCCGTAGCTGGGCATACCCGGATCGCGGTTCTACCTCTGGCTTCTTGTTCCCCTCAGTCGAGATGCAGGCTGCTGGCATTACGGCAGGTGAAGAAGTTGAAGCAGGTGGTCACGGTCAGGCTGTGCTAGCGGTATACAACGGTGAGGCCGACTTCGCGACTGTTTATTTCAGCGCCCCGCTAACGCCGGGTGGTGCCTGGGATTATGGTGACCTGCCGGAACCGTATGACCTGACTGTGGAAGATGCTTTCGTGGATGACGAAGGCGACCTGTATGTAGGCGAAACCCGCATCCTGGATGCGCGTTCTGCTGTTGCGGAACAGGCCCCTGATGTGGTTGATGAAGTGCGTATCCTGCGCCTGAGCAACCCGATTCCGAACGATACCATGAGCTTTGGCCCAGATTTCCCGCCGGAACTGCGTGACCAGATTTATGATGCGCTGGTGGCATTCTCCGAAACAGACGCCTGGGCGGAAACAGCCCTTGGCAGCTCTGAGGGCTATGACTGGACTGGGCTGGAAGTCGTCCCGGATAGCAACTATGACATCATTCGCCTGCAATTCGAAATCCTTGGTCTGACGGAAGAAGACATCTTCGCTGACGGCTAA
- a CDS encoding alpha/beta fold hydrolase, translating to MPFVDTATGAHLHYVETNPTVHTTPIIALHGMLGTARKHLGHIIDWLTGEGYRVIGPTLRGYGESLPKPRDFPLRFYDRDADDVLAFMDALNIEKAHIIGYSDGGEIALICAGKQPQRFASAASWGAVGYFGPEMRPVAQRMIPGSAWLSDEDVALHQLPDKDAFAQGWVRATTHMIDSGGDVSVSLAEHITCPVLMMLGKEDHLNPASFAEKFLEGVQDGRLVMFDCAHPVHDEQTEAFKEVLGAHIARADAL from the coding sequence ATGCCCTTCGTCGATACCGCTACTGGCGCACATCTTCACTATGTAGAAACCAACCCAACTGTACATACAACGCCCATCATCGCCCTGCATGGCATGCTCGGCACAGCAAGAAAGCACCTTGGACATATCATCGATTGGCTGACTGGCGAAGGCTACCGCGTCATCGGCCCAACACTACGCGGTTATGGTGAATCCCTGCCCAAGCCTCGTGACTTCCCACTGCGCTTTTATGACCGCGATGCAGATGACGTCCTGGCTTTTATGGATGCCCTGAATATTGAAAAAGCACATATCATTGGCTACAGCGATGGTGGCGAAATTGCGCTCATCTGTGCTGGCAAACAACCGCAGCGCTTCGCAAGTGCCGCATCCTGGGGCGCAGTTGGCTATTTTGGCCCGGAGATGCGTCCGGTTGCCCAACGCATGATTCCCGGCTCGGCATGGCTCAGTGATGAGGATGTTGCCCTGCACCAGTTGCCTGACAAAGATGCATTTGCGCAGGGTTGGGTACGCGCGACCACTCACATGATCGACAGCGGCGGCGATGTGAGCGTCAGCCTAGCCGAGCACATCACCTGTCCGGTGCTAATGATGCTCGGCAAAGAAGATCATCTCAACCCGGCCAGCTTTGCAGAAAAATTCCTGGAAGGCGTCCAGGATGGTCGGCTTGTGATGTTCGACTGTGCGCATCCGGTCCATGATGAACAAACAGAAGCCTTCAAAGAAGTGCTCGGTGCGCATATAGCGCGCGCCGACGCGCTCTAA
- a CDS encoding ABC transporter ATP-binding protein, translating to MIETEQLTKYFDDFRAVDRVTLHVEPGEVLAMLGPNGAGKTTTVRMMTSILAPTSGSAQIAGFDVVKQPERVREHVGVLTEQHGLYERMKGLDYLDFFGQVYHMPRDLRQRRALDLMARFGLEDALDRRIGEYSKGMKQKLALVRAMIHDPRVLLLDEPTSAMDPQSAKQVRDAIIDLQKGERTFLITTHNLTEAQLLADRIAIIRRGRIIANGTIDELAQHFIGQPRMELRINGSLNGLASDLTDLVDVASSGPNWLQYHTPDPYTANPQVLARCAALGVAVVTLSPLTQTLEDIYLQVVAEDEAQLHQPDPSATE from the coding sequence TTGATCGAGACAGAGCAGCTAACCAAATATTTTGATGATTTCCGCGCGGTCGACCGCGTAACCCTGCATGTGGAACCGGGCGAAGTCCTGGCGATGCTAGGGCCAAATGGTGCAGGCAAAACGACCACCGTCCGCATGATGACGTCCATCCTGGCCCCGACATCCGGCAGTGCACAGATCGCGGGCTTTGATGTCGTCAAACAACCGGAGCGCGTGCGAGAGCACGTGGGCGTACTGACAGAACAGCACGGCTTATACGAACGCATGAAGGGCCTAGATTATCTTGACTTCTTCGGCCAGGTGTACCATATGCCGCGCGATTTACGTCAGCGACGCGCACTTGACCTGATGGCGCGTTTTGGCCTGGAAGATGCGCTTGATCGCCGCATTGGTGAATACAGTAAGGGGATGAAACAAAAGCTAGCCCTCGTCCGCGCTATGATACATGACCCGCGCGTTCTCTTACTCGACGAGCCGACTTCCGCAATGGACCCCCAGAGCGCAAAACAGGTGCGAGATGCCATCATCGACCTGCAAAAAGGTGAGCGAACCTTCCTCATTACCACACATAACCTGACGGAAGCACAACTCCTTGCAGATCGTATCGCCATTATTCGACGTGGGCGCATCATCGCAAATGGCACCATTGATGAGCTGGCCCAGCATTTCATCGGTCAACCACGCATGGAGCTGCGCATCAACGGCAGCTTAAATGGCCTTGCCTCAGATCTCACAGATCTGGTTGATGTTGCGAGCAGCGGCCCCAACTGGCTGCAATACCATACCCCGGACCCTTACACAGCGAATCCGCAGGTATTGGCACGCTGTGCGGCCCTGGGTGTCGCAGTCGTCACACTCTCGCCCCTCACCCAGACGCTCGAAGATATTTATCTGCAAGTCGTCGCAGAAGACGAAGCCCAGCTTCATCAACCAGACCCATCAGCGACTGAATAA
- a CDS encoding class I SAM-dependent methyltransferase produces the protein MPSLKDTLLLAGGIAIGWMLAHKEPATSLTPVDVTDILNDRLNEPFQNYRQLEAVIGLYQQLNPIAPLPPMRRWAISPDFALVIMQQVRKTQPQLVVEASCGVSTIVTAYTLQQNGSGRVVALEQDEHFAQITRDRLIEHKLDHIATVIHAPLAPLMLNGQTWSWYNTATVEDMDLQNIDMLTIDGPSQWGIDQAMVRYPALPVFYDRLSLGATILVDDADRRDEKRAIKRWLKAYDLVKTTELETEKGTVILQKAAQGT, from the coding sequence ATGCCGAGTCTGAAAGACACACTGCTTTTGGCGGGGGGGATCGCCATCGGGTGGATGCTGGCCCACAAAGAACCAGCTACCAGCCTCACCCCAGTGGATGTCACGGACATCCTCAATGATCGTCTGAACGAGCCATTCCAGAATTATCGCCAGCTCGAGGCGGTCATTGGCCTATACCAACAGCTTAACCCTATTGCGCCATTGCCACCCATGCGCCGTTGGGCTATCTCACCGGATTTCGCCCTGGTCATCATGCAGCAAGTCCGTAAAACACAGCCACAGCTCGTCGTAGAAGCAAGCTGCGGTGTATCCACCATTGTAACGGCCTATACGCTCCAGCAAAACGGGTCAGGTCGTGTGGTAGCTCTGGAACAAGACGAGCACTTCGCACAGATCACGCGTGATCGGCTGATTGAGCACAAGCTAGACCACATCGCGACCGTTATTCATGCGCCGCTGGCACCGCTCATGCTCAACGGGCAAACCTGGTCATGGTACAACACCGCCACAGTTGAAGATATGGACCTGCAAAATATCGACATGCTAACCATTGATGGGCCATCGCAATGGGGAATTGATCAAGCCATGGTGCGCTACCCGGCCCTACCCGTCTTTTACGATCGACTGTCACTTGGTGCGACGATCCTGGTAGACGATGCCGACCGTAGAGACGAAAAACGCGCCATCAAACGATGGCTCAAAGCTTACGATCTGGTCAAAACAACTGAGTTGGAAACAGAAAAGGGTACTGTCATCTTACAAAAAGCAGCACAAGGCACCTGA
- a CDS encoding M20/M25/M40 family metallo-hydrolase, giving the protein MMQVEQLGAWVDARASEIENWLETLVNINTFTANTEGVDAGMDKMCELTDEMGFTVEAINSRHRLVKAGEGTRKPRILLISHMDTVFPPDGDFLEYKRIDDELVTGPGVGDIKGGLLIGLYAMKAVAELLPDCDVQMIVSANEEIGSPTIRDWFMGENIDADYAIGLEPGFPQGPLTADVPLGVVYQRRGYSAMEATIYGKEAHSGVPHEGISAIVGLAERILKINALNAPEKGISTNVGVVSGGTAGNTLAATAKALVSFRYETMADGEATKAAVEEIITAPTVYNKHLDIWDRGEFEVQIFTPPMERNERNQYLVDTVLAEAERLGHNVVPIARGGGSDANYISAGGTPSICGMGAPCVGLHSANEVIHLPMMIRRVELLAATLYRLLTAE; this is encoded by the coding sequence ATGATGCAAGTAGAGCAGTTGGGCGCGTGGGTCGATGCACGTGCATCTGAAATTGAAAACTGGCTGGAAACCCTGGTGAACATCAACACCTTTACCGCCAATACAGAAGGCGTTGATGCAGGCATGGATAAAATGTGTGAACTGACAGATGAGATGGGCTTTACTGTCGAGGCGATTAATTCGCGGCATCGGCTGGTGAAGGCTGGCGAAGGCACACGCAAACCGCGTATTCTCCTCATTAGCCACATGGATACTGTGTTCCCGCCAGATGGCGACTTCCTGGAATACAAGCGCATAGATGATGAACTGGTGACTGGGCCGGGTGTCGGTGATATTAAAGGCGGCTTGCTCATTGGTTTGTATGCGATGAAGGCTGTTGCCGAATTGCTGCCCGACTGCGATGTTCAGATGATTGTGAGCGCCAATGAAGAAATTGGCTCGCCAACGATTCGTGATTGGTTCATGGGAGAAAATATCGACGCGGATTATGCCATTGGCCTTGAACCAGGCTTCCCACAGGGGCCGCTGACCGCAGATGTGCCGTTGGGTGTCGTCTATCAGCGTCGGGGTTACTCCGCGATGGAAGCGACCATCTATGGTAAAGAGGCGCACTCCGGCGTGCCCCACGAGGGCATCAGCGCGATTGTGGGCCTGGCAGAGCGCATTCTCAAGATTAATGCGTTGAATGCACCGGAGAAGGGTATTAGCACAAATGTTGGCGTCGTCAGCGGCGGCACGGCTGGCAATACCCTGGCCGCGACAGCGAAGGCGCTCGTCAGCTTCCGTTATGAGACGATGGCCGATGGCGAAGCGACCAAAGCGGCTGTCGAGGAAATCATCACAGCACCGACTGTCTATAATAAGCACCTTGATATATGGGACCGGGGTGAATTTGAGGTGCAAATTTTCACACCGCCGATGGAGCGTAATGAACGCAATCAGTATCTGGTTGATACTGTGCTGGCTGAGGCGGAACGCCTGGGGCACAATGTCGTGCCGATAGCGCGAGGTGGCGGCAGCGATGCCAACTACATCAGCGCAGGCGGGACCCCTTCAATCTGTGGTATGGGCGCGCCATGTGTGGGCCTGCACAGCGCGAACGAAGTGATTCACCTGCCGATGATGATCCGCCGTGTGGAATTGTTGGCTGCGACACTTTACCGTCTGCTGACGGCTGAATAG
- a CDS encoding DMT family transporter, whose translation MFGELLAVGSAFCLSANSILMTIIGKRFGSVVAVRGMVTIAFFIATCLHLVLVGLPDLTIFPVEQVIYLMLAGVLAFSFGAVASMMAFVRIGPRLTSLVVALGPIFSSIFAFFIFGEALTLMEMVGIALTLGGIMFVVTEPDKDLDVGTEAIGSRDYWLGVFFAFCAAILQSLILILNRKGLATPIEPITAIWIRLIAGFAVLWVMTIAQKQVIFSLKTLATSPTGLGFLSLSSILGPNMNVFLILSALQLAPVGIVSTLSNLKPIILIPLGYLIFNEHITRRATVGTFVAVTGTVIIFL comes from the coding sequence ATGTTTGGTGAATTACTCGCTGTGGGATCCGCCTTTTGCCTGAGTGCGAATTCTATTTTAATGACGATTATCGGCAAGCGCTTTGGGTCTGTTGTCGCTGTGCGCGGTATGGTGACGATTGCGTTTTTTATTGCGACCTGCCTGCATCTTGTGCTGGTTGGCTTGCCGGACCTGACGATTTTCCCTGTGGAGCAAGTCATCTATTTGATGCTGGCGGGTGTGCTGGCATTTAGCTTTGGCGCTGTGGCTTCTATGATGGCTTTTGTGCGCATCGGGCCGCGCCTGACCTCCTTAGTTGTGGCTTTAGGCCCTATATTTAGCTCAATTTTCGCGTTCTTCATCTTTGGGGAAGCACTGACATTGATGGAGATGGTTGGGATTGCCCTGACCCTGGGTGGCATCATGTTCGTCGTCACTGAGCCGGATAAGGACCTGGATGTGGGCACAGAGGCTATTGGCTCTCGTGATTATTGGCTGGGGGTATTCTTCGCCTTTTGTGCGGCGATCTTACAATCATTAATCCTCATCCTCAATCGCAAGGGGTTAGCCACGCCAATTGAGCCGATTACGGCGATATGGATACGGTTGATTGCGGGTTTTGCTGTGTTATGGGTCATGACGATTGCCCAGAAACAGGTTATCTTCTCGCTGAAGACCTTAGCGACCTCGCCCACGGGCCTGGGGTTTCTGTCACTCTCTTCTATCCTGGGGCCTAATATGAACGTCTTTTTGATCTTATCTGCGCTGCAATTGGCCCCGGTTGGTATTGTCTCCACATTGTCGAATCTGAAGCCCATTATCCTCATTCCGCTAGGATACCTGATCTTCAATGAGCACATCACCAGACGCGCCACAGTCGGCACTTTTGTTGCTGTAACGGGCACGGTGATCATTTTCTTGTAG
- a CDS encoding CBS domain-containing protein, whose amino-acid sequence MMQIFDVMTRDVIILHENDSLKTATEKMASAHIHHLVVTACDGTLTGIVSDRDIHVATQSPFAAEVGKQEDLLANITVSQIMTQRPYCIEPQFSVHDAVSLMLEKRINALPVVHDQCVVGIVTSTDLLRVLANEPAV is encoded by the coding sequence ATGATGCAAATTTTCGACGTTATGACCCGTGATGTCATCATCCTGCACGAAAATGATTCGCTTAAGACCGCCACAGAAAAAATGGCAAGCGCTCATATTCATCACCTCGTTGTGACGGCCTGCGATGGTACCTTAACCGGCATCGTCAGCGATCGTGATATCCACGTAGCGACACAGTCACCCTTTGCCGCAGAAGTCGGCAAACAGGAAGACCTGCTCGCCAACATTACCGTCAGCCAGATCATGACACAGCGGCCTTACTGCATTGAGCCGCAGTTCTCCGTACATGATGCCGTCAGCCTGATGCTGGAAAAACGCATTAATGCCCTGCCCGTCGTACACGATCAGTGCGTTGTTGGTATCGTAACATCCACGGACCTACTGCGCGTCCTGGCAAACGAACCCGCCGTCTAA
- a CDS encoding SDR family oxidoreductase — MSMDGKTVMVTGATNGIGEVTALELARMGAQVIVVSRSESRCRDTVERIKRETGNEQVTYMTANLAEMNQVRQLAADFQEHYDKLHVLVNNAGAFFLRRQLSPDGYEMTFALNHLNYFLLTTLLLDTLKATAVADGETRIVNVSSEAHRGVRIHFNDLERGTYYSYQVYGESKLMNIMFTYELAKRMEGTDVTVNALHPGFVRSGFGKSNNVLMNAAMTVAQLFAISPEEGAQTPIYLASSPEVKGVSGKYFVKKAPKRSSEASYNEQAWQQLWAVSESYVWPQETVLS; from the coding sequence ATGAGTATGGATGGAAAGACCGTGATGGTCACAGGGGCCACCAATGGCATTGGTGAAGTGACAGCGCTGGAACTGGCACGTATGGGGGCGCAGGTCATTGTCGTAAGCCGTTCAGAATCTCGCTGTCGCGACACAGTCGAGCGTATCAAACGTGAGACGGGTAATGAGCAGGTCACGTATATGACGGCTAACTTAGCCGAGATGAACCAGGTGCGCCAGTTGGCGGCGGATTTCCAGGAACACTATGACAAGCTGCATGTGCTGGTCAATAATGCGGGCGCGTTTTTCTTAAGGCGTCAGCTTAGCCCAGATGGCTACGAGATGACATTTGCGCTCAATCACCTGAATTACTTTTTGCTGACCACGCTGCTGCTTGATACGCTCAAGGCGACTGCTGTCGCTGATGGTGAAACGCGCATCGTCAATGTCTCTTCAGAAGCGCACCGTGGTGTGAGGATACACTTCAATGACTTAGAGCGTGGAACATATTATAGTTACCAAGTGTATGGTGAATCCAAGTTGATGAATATTATGTTCACTTATGAACTGGCGAAGCGGATGGAAGGCACAGATGTTACGGTCAATGCGCTGCATCCAGGCTTTGTTCGCTCTGGGTTTGGCAAGAGCAATAATGTTCTGATGAATGCGGCGATGACGGTCGCTCAGCTTTTCGCAATTTCCCCAGAAGAAGGTGCTCAAACGCCAATTTACCTGGCATCGTCGCCAGAAGTGAAGGGGGTTTCCGGTAAGTACTTCGTCAAAAAAGCGCCTAAGCGCTCCAGTGAAGCCTCTTATAATGAGCAGGCGTGGCAGCAGTTATGGGCAGTCAGTGAATCCTACGTTTGGCCCCAGGAAACAGTCCTCAGTTAA
- a CDS encoding WbuC family cupin fold metalloprotein has product MLRTITVYDIDNLLRTAQKSPRKRAIMRLHEHEELVQRMVNALIPGTYVTPHKHENPDKVELFNILIGKCAVLHFDNRGEVAEVIKLSANGPIKIVEIPPRTYHSLIPLEPCALMEIIQGPYDQATHKQFAPWAPAEDNPKSEDYRLYLESVIHNW; this is encoded by the coding sequence ATGCTACGCACCATCACAGTCTACGACATCGACAATCTCCTCCGTACAGCGCAAAAATCACCCCGCAAACGCGCTATTATGCGCCTTCATGAGCATGAAGAACTCGTTCAGCGGATGGTCAACGCCCTCATTCCAGGGACCTACGTCACGCCACATAAACATGAAAACCCAGATAAAGTTGAGCTATTTAATATCCTGATAGGCAAATGTGCTGTACTGCACTTCGATAATCGGGGTGAAGTCGCGGAAGTCATCAAGCTCAGTGCCAACGGCCCGATTAAAATTGTGGAGATTCCACCGCGCACCTATCATTCCCTCATTCCATTGGAACCGTGCGCCCTCATGGAAATTATCCAGGGACCCTATGACCAAGCGACTCATAAGCAGTTCGCACCATGGGCCCCTGCAGAAGATAACCCAAAGTCGGAAGATTATCGCCTCTATTTGGAATCCGTGATCCACAACTGGTAA
- a CDS encoding prolipoprotein diacylglyceryl transferase, whose protein sequence is MEFEAEYILLRGTFLGDLQIRYYGIIIVTAMIIAAYVAARLASSRKLNPDHVWGGLTWAIFPGIIAARLWFVLFPPISLTAGCGDPNSTRVCMDTAWFLQNFFNTTNGAIAIWNGGLSIFGAVLGGALGAWLYTSRFHNSISRVFHYIFLPIAIPLTFIFWAIEALYQRIRGEEVEPYSIPKFEPEFPDEGIDYKPWLDIAAVALPLAQAIGRWANYVNQELYGLPTGSSFWGITIDASKRTGEYASLVEYPADTLFHPIFLYEAIWSAIAFVVLYILYTRYKNRFLNGDLFLIYVMQYSVIRFLLEFLRIEVAYIPGTTINSSQAMTVVTFLLALGVYIWRGRGGRRAAAAEVPQQSKPSPSRDSAHAEPVH, encoded by the coding sequence ATGGAATTTGAAGCAGAATATATATTACTGCGCGGCACATTCCTGGGGGATCTGCAAATCCGCTACTATGGCATCATCATCGTCACCGCGATGATCATTGCGGCTTATGTCGCCGCACGCCTTGCCAGCAGCCGGAAGCTCAACCCGGATCATGTATGGGGCGGCCTGACATGGGCTATCTTCCCCGGCATTATCGCTGCGCGCCTTTGGTTTGTCCTCTTCCCACCCATCAGCCTGACGGCGGGTTGTGGCGACCCAAACAGCACAAGAGTCTGTATGGATACCGCCTGGTTCCTGCAAAACTTCTTTAACACGACCAATGGGGCAATCGCTATCTGGAATGGTGGCCTGAGCATCTTTGGCGCAGTCCTGGGTGGCGCACTGGGCGCATGGCTGTATACCAGCCGCTTCCACAATTCTATTTCGCGCGTTTTCCACTACATCTTCCTGCCCATTGCCATCCCGCTAACATTCATTTTCTGGGCGATTGAAGCGCTGTACCAGCGTATTCGCGGCGAAGAAGTCGAGCCTTATAGCATTCCCAAATTTGAGCCGGAGTTCCCGGATGAAGGTATCGACTATAAGCCCTGGCTGGATATCGCTGCTGTGGCACTGCCATTAGCACAAGCAATTGGGCGCTGGGCAAATTATGTCAATCAAGAGCTGTATGGCCTGCCGACAGGGTCTTCATTCTGGGGCATCACCATTGACGCTAGCAAGCGCACGGGTGAATACGCCAGCCTCGTTGAATACCCGGCGGACACGCTCTTCCACCCCATTTTCTTATACGAAGCGATCTGGAGCGCCATTGCCTTCGTCGTGCTGTATATTCTGTACACACGCTATAAGAATCGCTTCCTGAATGGCGACCTGTTCTTGATTTACGTCATGCAGTACTCGGTCATCCGCTTCTTGCTGGAATTCCTGCGTATCGAAGTGGCTTATATCCCTGGTACGACCATCAACAGCTCACAGGCTATGACGGTTGTCACATTCTTGCTGGCATTGGGCGTCTACATCTGGCGCGGGCGTGGTGGCCGCCGTGCAGCAGCGGCAGAGGTCCCTCAACAATCTAAGCCGAGCCCATCCAGAGATTCCGCCCATGCGGAGCCTGTTCACTAA
- a CDS encoding response regulator, translated as MNKRILIVDDNPWNTQLVAEVLTRQDFVVETALRGDVALGMIAADRPDMVLLDIMLPDVNGMDIAKELRETYTPEELPIVAMTALNNTTTKRQCKEIGFNEIIVKPVTNREVVECVKRYV; from the coding sequence ATGAATAAGCGCATTTTGATCGTTGATGATAACCCATGGAATACGCAGCTCGTGGCAGAGGTTCTGACTCGGCAAGATTTTGTTGTAGAGACGGCTTTGCGAGGGGATGTTGCGCTGGGTATGATCGCTGCAGATCGCCCGGACATGGTATTGCTGGATATTATGCTGCCCGATGTGAACGGCATGGATATCGCGAAAGAACTGCGCGAGACTTATACGCCGGAGGAATTGCCCATCGTGGCGATGACGGCCCTTAACAACACGACCACAAAGCGGCAGTGTAAAGAGATCGGCTTTAATGAGATTATCGTCAAGCCTGTGACGAACCGTGAAGTCGTCGAATGTGTGAAACGTTACGTTTAA
- a CDS encoding CDP-alcohol phosphatidyltransferase family protein: MTEETPQEKPVVLTDRVRRLTRDILDPTGRFLHRLGIHPDTITIAGLVMVAIASVFIAQGEFIAGGIILLLGLPFDALDGAVARAMQRTDKFGAVLDSVLDRYADGFIFAGLSYYFAVQDQFELMLLAVAALLGSLLVSYVRARADGVHVETKIGLFTRLERIVVILIMLLIPGLLTIGLVILAVGTNITALQRLWFVYKTLKNRGG, translated from the coding sequence ATGACAGAGGAAACACCCCAAGAAAAACCCGTTGTATTAACGGATCGCGTTCGCAGGCTTACACGCGATATACTGGACCCCACAGGACGCTTTTTGCATCGTCTGGGCATCCACCCGGATACCATCACGATTGCTGGCCTCGTTATGGTGGCGATTGCTAGCGTCTTCATCGCACAGGGGGAATTTATCGCGGGTGGCATCATCCTGCTGCTGGGCCTCCCCTTCGACGCACTTGATGGGGCCGTCGCCCGTGCCATGCAGCGCACAGATAAGTTCGGCGCTGTGCTGGATTCTGTGCTGGATCGCTATGCTGACGGTTTCATTTTTGCGGGTTTGAGCTATTATTTTGCGGTACAGGACCAGTTCGAGCTGATGCTGCTCGCTGTGGCCGCTCTACTCGGCAGTTTGCTCGTCAGTTACGTGCGTGCGCGTGCAGATGGTGTGCATGTCGAGACGAAGATTGGCCTGTTTACACGGTTAGAACGCATCGTGGTGATCCTCATTATGCTGCTGATACCCGGCTTGCTGACAATCGGCCTGGTGATCCTGGCAGTGGGGACGAATATTACAGCACTACAAAGATTATGGTTTGTCTATAAAACACTCAAGAACAGAGGCGGTTAA